In Zingiber officinale cultivar Zhangliang chromosome 1A, Zo_v1.1, whole genome shotgun sequence, a genomic segment contains:
- the LOC122038571 gene encoding D-amino-acid transaminase, chloroplastic-like — MASISTALHHPLSENFPAPTIAALHCAPCPFGRRSTLTLRGDCFLVFKLQAGEKRRGAVRVVRSPDCGDSIEASIARSDIPVLSGSEVVQRLTTFLGNSISKQNYLAMYSSIFGGITTDLAAMVIPMDDHMVHRGHGVFDTAAIMDGHLYELDQHLDRFLKSASMAKIQLPFDQPTIKNILTQTVAVSKCMQGSLRYWLSPGPGDFQLSPSGCLNPALYAIVIEAPSLPVCSGDKVVTSTIPMKPLQFAVMKNVNYLPNALSKMQAEENGAFAAIWLDDEGFIAEGPNMNVAFVTKDRELIMPRFDKILSGCTAKRVLVLAEELLADGRLSAINTRNVTVQEGKAANEMMLIGSGILVKPVLQWDEHPIGSGKEGPVAQALFKLILDDMKYGPPTVRIPVPY; from the exons ATGGCTTCCATCTCCACAGCTCTACATCACCCCCTATCGGAGAACTTTCCTGCTCCCACGATCGCCGCTTTGCATTGTGCTCCATGTCCTTTTGGAAGGCGGAGTACTCTCACGCTTAGAGGCGATTGCTTTCTGGTTTTTAAGCTGCAGGCGGGTGAGAAAAGGCGAGGAGCAGTGAGGGTTGTGAGGAGCCCCGATTGTGGTG ATTCCATCGAGGCTTCTATCGCTAGATCTGATATTCCTGTCTTGTCTGGTTCTGAG GTTGTACAAAGGCTTACAACATTTCTTGGAAACTCAATCAGCAAGCAGAATTACTTGGCCATGTACTCCAGCATTTTTGGTGGAATTACTACAGATCTCGCAGCAATGGTTATTCCAATGGATGATCACATGGTCCATCGAGGACATGGTGTCTTTGATACTGCTGCTATAATGGATGG GCACCTTTATGAGCTAGATCAACATCTAGATCGTTTCTTGAAATCTGCATCAATGGCAAAAATCCAGCTTCCTTTTGATCAACCTACAATTAAGAATATCCTTACACAAACTGTAGCAGTGTCGAAATGCATGCAAGGGTCATTAAGATATTGGCTCTCTCCAGGACCCGGAGATTTCCAGTTATCTCCATCCGGCTGTTTAAATCCTGCTCTTTATGCTATCGTGATTGAAGCTCCATCCTTACCAGTTTGTAGCGGAGATAAAGTAGTAACATCTACCATCCCTATGAAACCACTTCAGTTCGCTGTGATGAAGAATGTTAATTATCTCCCTAATGCACTCTCAAAAATGCAAGCTGAAGAGAATGGGGCATTTGCAGCAATTTGGCTAGATGATGAAGGCTTTATTGCTGAGGGTCCCAACATGAATGTGGCATTTGTGACAAAAGACAGAGAACTAATCATGCCTCGGTTTGACAAAATTCTCAGTGGATGTACAGCCAAAAGAGTATTAGTTCTTGCAGAAGAACTTCTAGCAGATGGCAGGCTAAGTGCAATTAATACAAGGAATGTCACAGTCCAGGAAGGAAAGGCGGCCAATGAAATGATGCTTATTGGAAGTGGAATACTCGTGAAGCCTGTTCTTCAATGGGATGAACATCCCATTGGTTCTG GTAAGGAAGGTCCTGTTGCACAAGCTCTATTTAAACTGATTTTGGATGACATGAAATATGGGCCACCTACAGTAAGGATACCAGTTCCATATTGA
- the LOC122038570 gene encoding auxin-responsive protein IAA17-like isoform X1 encodes MSPPLEHNYIGLSELQPSAAVATAGDGVLNLKETELRLGPPGSESPDRKDFVGGLTTPGLLSKPFVPGAKRGFSDAMNGAGKWGLIAGGIGFEVDAGKGCAFFSSMGEKGGGKLTGLGNAAKDTVSKAVALEKKDAIQVENSAGSERGVAPAAKAQVVGWPPIRSYRKNSMATNPSKNKEDTEGKQGLGCLYVKVSMDGAPYLRKVDLKLYSNYKEFSSALEQMFSGFTIGQYDSHAVPGQDGLTESKLTDILSESEYVLTYEDKDGDWMLVGDVPWEMFSGSCRRLRIMKGSDAIGLAPRPYEKCKN; translated from the exons ATGTCACCGCCTCTTGAGCATAACTACATAGGCCTTTCGGAACTCCAGCCATCCGCGGCGGTAGCCACCGCGGGGGATGGGGTCCTCAACTTGAAGGAGACGGAGCTGAGGTTGGGTCCGCCCGGGTCCGAGTCCCCCGACCGGAAGGACTTTGTCGGAGGTCTCACCACCCCGGGACTCCTCTCCAAGCCCTTCGTACCCGGCGCCAAGCGAGGGTTCTCCGACGCCATGAACGGGGCCGGGAAGTGGGGACTTATCGCAGGCGGGATCGGATTCGAGGTGGATGCTGGAAAAGGATGCGCCTTCTTCTCCTCCATGGGGGAGAAAGGAGGCGGAAAGCTGACCGGACTGGGGAATGCGGCCAAGGACACGGTGTCGAAGGCGGTGGCGCTGGAGAAGAAGGACGCCATCCAGGTTGAGAATTCCGCTGGAAGTGAGCGTGGCGTCGCCCCCGCTGCAAA GGCACAGGTTGTAGGTTGGCCACCAATACGTAGTTACCGAAAGAACAGTATGGCTACAAATCCATCAAAGAACAAAGAAGATACTGAAGGAAAACAAGGCTTGGGATGCCTTTACGTGAAGGTTAGCATGGATGGAGCACCATACCTTAGGAAAGTTGATCTGAAACTGTATAGCAACTATAAGGAATTTTCATCAGCACTTGAGCAGATGTTTAGTGGCTTCACCATCG GCCAATATGATTCTCATGCGGTACCAGGACAAGATGGATTAACTGAGAGCAAGTTGACTGATATTTTGAGTGAATCGGAATATGTCCTCACATATGAGGACAAAGATGGTGATTGGATGCTTGTTGGGGATGTGCCATGGGA GATGTTCTCTGGCTCTTGCAGAAGGTTGAGGATAATGAAGGGTTCAGATGCAATTGGACTTG CTCCAAGGCCATATGAGAAATGCAAGAACTAA
- the LOC122038570 gene encoding auxin-responsive protein IAA17-like isoform X2, with amino-acid sequence MSPPLEHNYIGLSELQPSAAVATAGDGVLNLKETELRLGPPGSESPDRKDFVGGLTTPGLLSKPFVPGAKRGFSDAMNGAGKWGLIAGGIGFEVDAGKGCAFFSSMGEKGGGKLTGLGNAAKDTVSKAVALEKKDAIQVENSAGSERGVAPAAKAQVVGWPPIRSYRKNSMATNPSKNKEDTEGKQGLGCLYVKVSMDGAPYLRKVDLKLYSNYKEFSSALEQMFSGFTIGQYDSHAVPGQDGLTESKLTDILSESEYVLTYEDKDGDWMLVGDVPWEMFSGSCRRLRIMKGSDAIGLGEHKFSKAI; translated from the exons ATGTCACCGCCTCTTGAGCATAACTACATAGGCCTTTCGGAACTCCAGCCATCCGCGGCGGTAGCCACCGCGGGGGATGGGGTCCTCAACTTGAAGGAGACGGAGCTGAGGTTGGGTCCGCCCGGGTCCGAGTCCCCCGACCGGAAGGACTTTGTCGGAGGTCTCACCACCCCGGGACTCCTCTCCAAGCCCTTCGTACCCGGCGCCAAGCGAGGGTTCTCCGACGCCATGAACGGGGCCGGGAAGTGGGGACTTATCGCAGGCGGGATCGGATTCGAGGTGGATGCTGGAAAAGGATGCGCCTTCTTCTCCTCCATGGGGGAGAAAGGAGGCGGAAAGCTGACCGGACTGGGGAATGCGGCCAAGGACACGGTGTCGAAGGCGGTGGCGCTGGAGAAGAAGGACGCCATCCAGGTTGAGAATTCCGCTGGAAGTGAGCGTGGCGTCGCCCCCGCTGCAAA GGCACAGGTTGTAGGTTGGCCACCAATACGTAGTTACCGAAAGAACAGTATGGCTACAAATCCATCAAAGAACAAAGAAGATACTGAAGGAAAACAAGGCTTGGGATGCCTTTACGTGAAGGTTAGCATGGATGGAGCACCATACCTTAGGAAAGTTGATCTGAAACTGTATAGCAACTATAAGGAATTTTCATCAGCACTTGAGCAGATGTTTAGTGGCTTCACCATCG GCCAATATGATTCTCATGCGGTACCAGGACAAGATGGATTAACTGAGAGCAAGTTGACTGATATTTTGAGTGAATCGGAATATGTCCTCACATATGAGGACAAAGATGGTGATTGGATGCTTGTTGGGGATGTGCCATGGGA GATGTTCTCTGGCTCTTGCAGAAGGTTGAGGATAATGAAGGGTTCAGATGCAATTGGACTTGGTGAGCATAAATT CTCCAAGGCCATATGA